The genomic segment ACGGGACGAATTAGCGCAACGCAACCAAATTTGCAATGACGATTGTTTTTAATTGATGATGCATTGAATCCGCGTGACAAATTCGCGCGACGGCTCGCAAATCGCACGCATATGTGCGGTACCGCTCTTGATTTTTCCAGAATATTTTCCCGCAAGTTATTTATTGTTGTTCCCCGTAAATATACGCGTGGAAATTGCGCAACAATATAGTTAAATCATGTCAAATATCAGCTTTCCGAGTACAGAACGATTTAAGATCAAATCGTCTCCATACATAAGAGGTGCCGACATGGGATGGCTTAACAGACTGGCGACGAAGTATATTTTGACGCCTGAAAAGCTGGCTGAAAATGAACTTCGCGATACCCGCCTTGCCTTGTATCAAGCGGAACGACAATTGCTCGAAGCGGAAATGCGCGTTGATTATTACCGTAACGTGTTGTCTTTCCTTGAAGCCATTAGCGCAGACGGCGTAGAAAAAGTCGCCGATACGCAAAGGCAAAAACCATCCGTCCAGTTGCAGGGACCGCAGCGGGTTACCCCAGATATCAGCTCTTACCGCGGCGCAGCCTGATGACCAGATGAAGCGTTGGCGCCGGCGGCACCGATGATTGTCTATGCGGGCTATTTATTGTTTATGCTCGCGACTGTCTCGCCGCTGGTCCAACGTAGTCGAACCGCATTGCAAATCGGCAGGCTGCTGTAGCGTTTCGACTTGCGGGCCGCGGCATTTTTTCTCTTCAAAAAATTGCGCCGCAAATGGCGCCGCCTGCCGCAAGAACTTTCGACATCGGCGAAATGATGATCCGATTATCCGGCCAAGAATTCTGATTTTTGGCATCGGACAAATATCCAATGAAAAAGCAAAAGCGGCAGATCGGGCTAACTCTGCGTATCCCGACCTCCCGCTCTCTCGCTCCGTTTATTTGGGCGCAGCAGCAGCTGGAGCCGGCGCTGGAGGCGCAGCAGGCGCGGGCACGAATTTTGTAATCACGTAGCCTATCGGTATCCATTTGCCTGAAGATTGCACCAGCGAGACTTTCTCTACCGCCGGCGCGTTAACGAAACGCGAGGCAAAAGCGACATTCAGATATTCGCCAGGTGGCAAATCAGCCGGGTTGGTGACATGAACGATCTGTTCCCAGTGGCGGTTGGTTAAAGCTCCCAATTCCGTCTTTACCGTTGCCAGGTATTTCAGCCAGTCTTCCTTGCTGATGCTTTTTTGCATGGTTGGCCCGCTTGACGACCACATGCGCTCGGTTTGATTGCTGTCAGCCAGTGCAACCCAAGTCGAAGCAGTGGCGACGGCGGCGTCGATCGATGCGTTTGACTGGGCTTGCGCAGGATTGACGGCCAACAGGCCAATCATCGCGAATCCGGCGACGCCAGAGATTTTTTTCAGCAATGACAGTGTCATCATTTTTCTCTCCAATCAGTAAAATGAAGCCCGGGAACGAACGGACAGCCTTATCATAAACGAATTATCCTTTATCCAACGGCACCAGTTATCTCCGCAGTCCAGGCCGGAGATTGTCTACCGATTAAATCTCTGGGACCGTTGCCATAGCTGCTGCGTTATCATGGAACACATGCATCCAACTTCTTCCCGCTACCTGAAACCTGAACAATGGGCTGTGGCATTCATGCGCGCCGCAAGCAGTTGGTGGTCCACGCTGCAATTGACTGGCATCGCGCTGGTGATGGGATTTTCCCCATCGACCTATCATCGCGCCAATCGCAGCACCACCTATAAATACATCTACACCAGCACTTGGCAAATCCTGCCTTGGTTCACCTTGCTGTCGACCTTGCTGAGCCTGGTGCTGATCCGGATCGTGATCATCACTGCCCTCAGCTACGGCCTGTCGCGTTATGCGCTGGAAATGGTGGTGCGGGTATTGGTGCTTGAACTGATTCCGTTGTCCGCCGCCCTGTTCGTGGCGCTGCGCGCGGGGCTGGCGTTCAATACCGCTGGCTCGCCGCTAGCCACTGCCGTGGCGGCGCAAAACTCGGCAAAGTTCGACATTGTGCAATTGCAGTTGGACCTTGTTCCGCGCGTGATCGCCAGCGCCTTCTCGGTGGCGACCCTGGCCACGGTAAGCGGCATGATCGTACTGCTGCTGGCTTACGTGAACGTCTATGGAATGACGCCGTGGGGTTTGCTTGACTATACGCGCACCGTCGGCCGTGTCTTCGATCCGGTGGTAACGATCGGTTTTGCGTTAAAAACGCTGCTATTCGGGATGGCGGTCGCCGTAATTCCGGTAGCGGCGATCCTGGAAGGCGCACGCCGCAACGTCAATCTTTCCTCCACTTTGCAGCCAGGTGCAACGCGGCTGCTGTTTGTGCTGGTCCTGATCGAGGTCGGGGCATTGGCAGTGAAATACATTTGAGCAAAAAATATGATGCCTGTTCCTGACTCTTCCGCTCCCGACTCTTCTCCTCCTGTTCAGCCGCCGGCCCATGTCGAATTCAAGGCAATGCTGTTGCTGGCCCTGATGGCCGCGCTGGTCTGCGGCTTCGTGCTGTATGTGATGTACGCGCGCGGCGTCTTTGAAAGCACCCAGCGACTGGTGCTGATCTCCGACGATTCCGAGGGCGTACTGGTCGGCATGGACCTGACTTTCTCCGGTTTCCCGATCGGCCGCGTGCAGCGCATCGATCTGGGCCCGGACGGCAAAGCCCGCATCCTGATCGACGTGCCGCGCAAAGACGCCAGCTGGCTGCGTACTTCCAGCGTTTTCACACTGGAACGCGGACTGGTCGGCGATACCCGGATTCGTGCCTTCAGCGGCGTGCTGGACGATCCGCTGCTGCCGCCCGATTCGGAACGCACGGTCCTGCGCGGCGATACCGCCGCGGAAATTCCGCGACTGGTAGCGACCGCCCGCGAATTGCTGGAAAACCTCCAAACCATCACCGCCGCCGATTCCAGCCTGAGCACCAGCCTGGCCAACGTACAAGCGGTGACCGGCAGGCTGAATGGCCAGTATGGCGTACTCGGCGGCGCACTGGGCGGCGATGAAAACGCCAAGAAAATCATCGCCACACTGGATCGCGTCAACGCCCTGCTGACCAAGGCCGACCAGCGCGTTTTCGGCCAACCTGGCGGCAAGCCTGGCGTGATGGACGACGCACAAGCCGCAATCGTCCAGCTCAACGGCGTGTTGAGCGACGCCCGCAACAGCTTGAAGAAAGTCGACGCCGTGCTGGCGGAGGCACAGGCGGTAGGCAGCAATGCCCGCATCGCCAGCAACGACCTGGGTGCGCTGCGCGCCGAAGTCGACGCCAGCTTGCGCAAAGTGACGCAACTGGTGGATGAAATCAATCGCAAATGGCCTTTCGCCCGTAATACAGAGCTCAAACTGCCATGAAAATTTCCTATTGCTATCTGCTGGGCCTGTTCACCCTGACGCTAAGCGCATGCAGCAGCCAGCCGCCGCAACCTGACTGGCAAGGCAATGCCTACAGTTCGCTGCAAAGCTTTTCATCGGCTTACCTCACTGGCGACACCCGTGTCGCCGATGTGGAATTTGCCCGAGCCCGCAACGCCGTCGCCAGTACCGGCCGGCCTGACCTGGTAGCCCGGGTCGAACTGACGCGCTGCGCTACACGCGTCGCCAGCCTGGAGTTCGACAACTGCGCCGGCTTCCAGCCGCTGGCGCAAGATGCCGACGTCGGCGAGCGCAGCTATGCCGCTTACCTGAACGGCCAATGGCAAGGCCTGGATGCCGGCTTGCTGCCGCCGCAACACAGAACCGTGGTGAGTACTGGCGGGTTGGGAGAAATCTCTGATCCGTTATCACAATTGGTGGCCGCTGGCGCACTCTTGCAAAGCGGCCGGCTGACGCCTGCAGATATCGCGACGGCGACCGAAACCGCCTCGGCCCAGGGCTGGCGCCGTCCCTTGCTGGCCTGGCTGGGCGTGCAGTCGCAACGGGCCAAAGCCGCAGGCGACGCCGATGCCCAGGCGCGGCTGCAGCGGCGCATGGACCTGGTAGCCAAACCGGCGCATTAGGGCGGTGGCGTCAGCGCGGCGCAGTTCGAAGTAATCGGCTGGCCGGCGAACAATTTCTGCACGAAGGGTTGTGAATCCACCAGTGACGCCAGCACCGTACTATCGTGGGTCTGGCCCGCATAGTAATGCTGCTCGATAGTGCTGCCGGCGGCGCAAGCATCTTTTGCGAACAGATACTGGACCGCCGTAGGAATATCCGTATCCAGGGTGCCTGTGCCAACAAATACAGGGGCCGCGAACTTGACCGTAGGATAGTTTGAGTATTGCAGGGTCTGCGTAGCCCAGGTGGTCACATCAGCGTTGAACACGTCGGAAGTCACCAATTTGTTCTGGTTGATGTTGTCCTCGATCGGCCCCAGGCATTGGCTCGCCACCACCGCGTAAAACGCCTTGCCTTTGACCGTCAGGTGATCCGACAGCAGGAAATTCGGGACCACCCTTTCTGCAGTGGCGTATCCCAGCCAGGCATAGGCTTCAAGCGTACCCAGGACGGACGTGAAGCCGGTAGTCGGAACCTGCGCCGTCAGCGCGTTCAGATAGGCCAACACGCTTTCCAGCTGATACGGCACGCCGGTAGCAACCGTCCCCAGCAGTTTCAGCTCTGGCGCATAGGCAGGTGCATAGGCGGCGGTAGCGATGGCTCCCTGTGCGCCCTGCGACTGCCCTACTATCACCACGGAACTGGAAAGTTGCGGGAAATTCTTGATGACCGCGCGGACGCTGTCCAGCACGCTGTAGGCTTCCGCGCGCGCATGCAGATACGGATGCAGGCCGGGCGTCCCCAGCCCTTGATAATCGGTAGACACCACGGCATAGCCTTGCGCCAGCCAGGCGTCCAGATAATCAACATCGCGCGAATCGCGCCCGGTCCATGACGGCGCACAAATGTCGGCCACACCGACGGTGCCGTGCGACCACGCAATCACCGGCCAGCCGCCAACTGGCGGCTGGCCTTTAGGCAGTTGCAAGTCACCGGAAACATAGTTCGCAGTCTTGCCGTCGTCACCGTCGGTCGAGCTATACAAAATCCGGATACCCTGTGCAGCATTAGGCAACACCTGGGTCGCCGGCAACGGCTCCTGCTGCAGCAATACGCCTGGCGTACTCGGGATTGTCCCGTTCCATCGATAGAACGCGGAAACGCCGCCATCAGCGGTAAACGCCTGCGACTGCGGCGTCAGCGCATCGTCACTGCCGCCGCAAGCGGCCAGGGCCAGGCTGAGTGATGCAACTCCAAACAATGTTGACTTCCGGATCAGTTGAATAAAACGCATGAATCGTCTCCTCATTTATTTTTTATATATCCGCTCTGAATCCAACACGGATGTTTCCATTATGCATCACTATGTGGGGAATGCTATCCATGCAACTCATACAATTTATGCTGCCATCCAAATTTGAACATCTTATCTAGAAGACAAATTTCATAAAGTACCGCATCCAATCCGAAACGATGGTCACACAAAGAGGTAGTGCAATGGGAAACATCAATGATTGCGGGAAACCGCGAAGCACCTTGCGGCCCGGCGCATTTCTAGCTGTTGCCGCACTATTACTCGTGATCGTCGCCTGCAGTGGGCGCGCCCGGGCCGATTCGAAACTGGTCGCCGTGCCGTTGCCCGCGCTCGCGGCAGATCCGCTCCAGACATCGGTGTCCGGCCTGTCGTCGGGCGCGTTCATGGCCGTCCAGTATCAGGTTGCCTATTCGGCTTCGGTGATCGGCGCCGGGGTGGTCGCCGGCGGCCCCTACTACTGTGCCGCCGGCAACCTGCTCAATGCCAATATCTGCATGGGACAGGTTCCCGGCGTTGCGCCAGAGCCGGCGCTCATGCTGGCTGCGGCTAAGGATTTTGCAGCGCTCGGACTGATCGACGCGGTCGGAAATTTGCGCAAACGGCGTATCTACCTGTTCAGCGGCACCAAGGATACGCTGGTGCTGCAAAAGGCCGTCGATAGCGCTGTTGCCTTTTTCAAACAGGCCGGCGTGCCAGATGCCAGTCTCTTGTACCTGAACCAGCTGCCGGCCGGTCATGCCCTGATTACACCATCGTTCGGCAACGACTGCGGCGCCAATGCCGCTCCCTATATCAGTCATTGCTCGGTTGGCGGGCAAAACTACGATCAGCCGGGTGCGTTGCTGCAACACATTTACGGCCGGTTGAAACCGCCGTCGAACAATCTGGGCGGACAACTCATCGCTTTCAAGCAAAGTGAATTCGCCAGCGCCGAAACCGGCATGGCGGATGAGGCCTTCGCCTATATCCCACAAGCCTGCAGGCAAGGAAGCGCATGCAAGATCCATGTGGCGTTCCACGGCTGTACGCAGTCGGCGAAAACGGTCGGCAACGATTTTTATCAGAAGACCAGTTACAACAGCTGGGCCGACAGCAACAATATTGTGGTTTTATATCCGCAGGTGAATGCATCGGTCGCGCCATTCAATCCGCAAGACTGTTGGGACTGGTGGGGTTATACCGGCGCAAACTATGCACAAAAGGCCGGTCCGCAAATGGCGGCGGTGAGCGCAATGATAGCCAGATTGACGTCGAAGCCGTAAACGCTGGTACAGCAGGAACCGGCACCGTCAACGTTTCGCTTCTTGCTGCAGCCATTCGCAAAAATGCTTGATCAACGGCTGATCGGCCTGGTGCCGCGCCACTATCCACCAGTAGCTTCTGGCGCGTATCACGGGCTCCGCCAGAGGCGTTACCAGACGGCCGCTGGCAAGCTCATCGGTAATCAACGGCAATGGACCGAGCGCCACCCCGAGGCCGTCGATAGCGGCCTGCAAGGTCAGGTAGAAATGATCGAATGATTGTTTTTTCTTGAACAAGGCTGGCGCCATTTCCGCCGCCGCCAGCCATTTCGGCCAGGCATCCGGGCGGGTATCCGAATGCAACAAGGTATGTGCCGCGAGATCCCCGACAACCCGGATCGGCGCCCTAGCCAGCAGCGCCGGACTGCAAACCGGCAACTCGCTCTCTTCCAGGAACTCCCCGTATTCGCAATTTGGCCAGTGGCCGGGACCGCGGCGGATGGCGACATCGAACTGTTCTCCCGCTCCGCCCAACGGCTGTTGCGAGGTAGAGGTAGACAACTTCAGCTCCACTCCCGGATACAAGCGCTGGAAGCCGCTCAGGCGCGGCAACAGCCAGCGCATGGCGAACGTTGACAAGGCATTGATATGCAGCACGCGTACCGTACCGGATTCACGCAACAGCTTGGTGGCAGTGGCGATATTATCGAAAGCCGCCTGCACCGTAAGCAGGTAGCGGCGGCCGTCTTCGGTCAGCTGCACCCTTTTGCCGATACGATGGAATACCCGCATGCCGAGCCAGGCTTCGAGCGAAGCCACCTGACGGCTGACCGCGCCATGGGTCACATGGAGTTCTTCGCCCGCAGCCGAGAAGTTTTCAAAACGGGCAGCGGCTTCGAAGGCACGCAGCGCTTGCAGAGGAGGAAGTGTACGAGACATGCTTGTGATTATAAATCACAAGCTGCCGGTAAAAAAGTCGATTTGTACCATCTTAAAATTTCTGTAACATGCGTCTATCGAATCAATTTTCACTGGTCCTTCAGCCTTGGCGACAAATTTAAGCTGAACCGGCTCACGTTAATCCTGACACATCGCCTTGTGACAAATACTAGGAACCAACATGACTACTTCGACAGCAACGCCTTCCGACTCAAATAAAGACATGTGGGATGCTCAACAATATATGCGCTTCGGCAATGAACGCCTGCGGCCGGCGCTCGATCTGCTGGCATATATTCCCGAGCAAGAGCCCCGGCATGTGGTCGATCTCGGTTGCGGCACCGGCAACGTCTCGGCGTTATTGAAAGCCCGCTGGCCGGCCGCCGACGTACTCGGCGTCGACAGCTCCGCCAATATGCTGGCGGCGGCCTCTGCAGCAGTGCCGGAATGCCGCTTCCTCCAGGCTGACCTCAATCAATGGCAGCCGGATAACTTGCTGGATGTAATCTATTCGAACGCGACCTTGCAATGGCTTCCCGACCACCCCACCCTGCTTCCGCGCTTGTTGTCGTTCCTGCGGCCCGGCGGTTGGCTGGCCCTGCAAATGCCGGCCATGCAAGATGCGCCGTTGCGGCAAATGCAGGTGGAACTGGCGCAATCACCAGCGTTCGCGCCTTATCTGAGCAAAATAAGGCAGCAACCGGGAATCCTGAGCACGGAGGACTATTACGACATGTTGCGCGCACGCAGCGCCATGCTCGATATCTGGGAAACCACTTACCTGCACACGCTGCGCGGCGACGATGCAGTCACCAACTGGGCCGCCGGCACCAGTTTAAGGCCTTACCTGGAGGCCATACCGGATGACCGGCGCGAGGACTTCCGCGCCGCGTATGCGGAGAAGATGCGTACGGCTTACCCGCAACGCGAAAACGGCATCACGCTGCTGCCATTCAAACGGCTGTTCATTGTCGCCCACGTTTAAGCACCGCAGCAACCGTCTCAGCAACCGAACCAGACGCCAATCATGACTACCGAAACACTCCTCAGCGACACAAGCACGGTCAACGCAACGCCGACCACCCGCGAATTATTCATCGGCTTCCTTTCGCTAGGCCTGATCGGCTTCGGTGGCGTGCTGCCGCTGGCGCGGCGCATGATTGTCGAGCAGCGCCGCTGGCTCAATCCCGAGCAATTCACGGAATTGCTCGGCCTCTGCCAGTTTCTCCCAGGCGGCAATATCATCAACCT from the Collimonas arenae genome contains:
- a CDS encoding extracellular catalytic domain type 2 short-chain-length polyhydroxyalkanoate depolymerase — translated: MGNINDCGKPRSTLRPGAFLAVAALLLVIVACSGRARADSKLVAVPLPALAADPLQTSVSGLSSGAFMAVQYQVAYSASVIGAGVVAGGPYYCAAGNLLNANICMGQVPGVAPEPALMLAAAKDFAALGLIDAVGNLRKRRIYLFSGTKDTLVLQKAVDSAVAFFKQAGVPDASLLYLNQLPAGHALITPSFGNDCGANAAPYISHCSVGGQNYDQPGALLQHIYGRLKPPSNNLGGQLIAFKQSEFASAETGMADEAFAYIPQACRQGSACKIHVAFHGCTQSAKTVGNDFYQKTSYNSWADSNNIVVLYPQVNASVAPFNPQDCWDWWGYTGANYAQKAGPQMAAVSAMIARLTSKP
- a CDS encoding MlaD family protein; protein product: MMPVPDSSAPDSSPPVQPPAHVEFKAMLLLALMAALVCGFVLYVMYARGVFESTQRLVLISDDSEGVLVGMDLTFSGFPIGRVQRIDLGPDGKARILIDVPRKDASWLRTSSVFTLERGLVGDTRIRAFSGVLDDPLLPPDSERTVLRGDTAAEIPRLVATARELLENLQTITAADSSLSTSLANVQAVTGRLNGQYGVLGGALGGDENAKKIIATLDRVNALLTKADQRVFGQPGGKPGVMDDAQAAIVQLNGVLSDARNSLKKVDAVLAEAQAVGSNARIASNDLGALRAEVDASLRKVTQLVDEINRKWPFARNTELKLP
- a CDS encoding alpha/beta hydrolase, which codes for MRFIQLIRKSTLFGVASLSLALAACGGSDDALTPQSQAFTADGGVSAFYRWNGTIPSTPGVLLQQEPLPATQVLPNAAQGIRILYSSTDGDDGKTANYVSGDLQLPKGQPPVGGWPVIAWSHGTVGVADICAPSWTGRDSRDVDYLDAWLAQGYAVVSTDYQGLGTPGLHPYLHARAEAYSVLDSVRAVIKNFPQLSSSVVIVGQSQGAQGAIATAAYAPAYAPELKLLGTVATGVPYQLESVLAYLNALTAQVPTTGFTSVLGTLEAYAWLGYATAERVVPNFLLSDHLTVKGKAFYAVVASQCLGPIEDNINQNKLVTSDVFNADVTTWATQTLQYSNYPTVKFAAPVFVGTGTLDTDIPTAVQYLFAKDACAAGSTIEQHYYAGQTHDSTVLASLVDSQPFVQKLFAGQPITSNCAALTPPP
- a CDS encoding DUF4019 domain-containing protein, translating into MMTLSLLKKISGVAGFAMIGLLAVNPAQAQSNASIDAAVATASTWVALADSNQTERMWSSSGPTMQKSISKEDWLKYLATVKTELGALTNRHWEQIVHVTNPADLPPGEYLNVAFASRFVNAPAVEKVSLVQSSGKWIPIGYVITKFVPAPAAPPAPAPAAAAPK
- a CDS encoding methyltransferase domain-containing protein, yielding MTTSTATPSDSNKDMWDAQQYMRFGNERLRPALDLLAYIPEQEPRHVVDLGCGTGNVSALLKARWPAADVLGVDSSANMLAAASAAVPECRFLQADLNQWQPDNLLDVIYSNATLQWLPDHPTLLPRLLSFLRPGGWLALQMPAMQDAPLRQMQVELAQSPAFAPYLSKIRQQPGILSTEDYYDMLRARSAMLDIWETTYLHTLRGDDAVTNWAAGTSLRPYLEAIPDDRREDFRAAYAEKMRTAYPQRENGITLLPFKRLFIVAHV
- a CDS encoding ABC transporter permease, which gives rise to MHPTSSRYLKPEQWAVAFMRAASSWWSTLQLTGIALVMGFSPSTYHRANRSTTYKYIYTSTWQILPWFTLLSTLLSLVLIRIVIITALSYGLSRYALEMVVRVLVLELIPLSAALFVALRAGLAFNTAGSPLATAVAAQNSAKFDIVQLQLDLVPRVIASAFSVATLATVSGMIVLLLAYVNVYGMTPWGLLDYTRTVGRVFDPVVTIGFALKTLLFGMAVAVIPVAAILEGARRNVNLSSTLQPGATRLLFVLVLIEVGALAVKYI
- a CDS encoding transcriptional regulator GcvA — translated: MSRTLPPLQALRAFEAAARFENFSAAGEELHVTHGAVSRQVASLEAWLGMRVFHRIGKRVQLTEDGRRYLLTVQAAFDNIATATKLLRESGTVRVLHINALSTFAMRWLLPRLSGFQRLYPGVELKLSTSTSQQPLGGAGEQFDVAIRRGPGHWPNCEYGEFLEESELPVCSPALLARAPIRVVGDLAAHTLLHSDTRPDAWPKWLAAAEMAPALFKKKQSFDHFYLTLQAAIDGLGVALGPLPLITDELASGRLVTPLAEPVIRARSYWWIVARHQADQPLIKHFCEWLQQEAKR